A single Candidatus Woesearchaeota archaeon DNA region contains:
- a CDS encoding DUF192 domain-containing protein, producing the protein MEAGLINLTQNKAIAHDFKACKSLISKARGLMFSKKRNLIFIFDKEKKISLHMLFVFFPVWAVYLDKGKKAIYKKKLYPFISCIRPEHKAKYILELVKNPAINEGDKISWQKQKLL; encoded by the coding sequence ATGGAAGCTGGACTGATAAATTTAACACAAAATAAGGCAATAGCCCATGACTTTAAGGCATGCAAATCGCTTATATCGAAAGCCAGGGGGCTGATGTTCTCAAAAAAAAGAAACCTGATATTCATATTTGATAAAGAAAAAAAAATTTCACTGCATATGTTATTTGTTTTCTTCCCTGTATGGGCTGTCTACCTGGATAAGGGGAAAAAAGCAATATACAAAAAAAAACTTTATCCTTTTATATCATGCATCAGGCCAGAACATAAGGCAAAATACATTTTAGAGCTGGTCAAAAATCCTGCAATAAATGAGGGGGATAAAATCAGCTGGCAAAAACAAAAACTCTTATAA